A single Oryza brachyantha chromosome 8, ObraRS2, whole genome shotgun sequence DNA region contains:
- the LOC102709021 gene encoding uncharacterized protein LOC102709021: MAGRKRKAEAARAAEEEADRALYGAFRGAANSLSQLYAMAGCHQRLSFHAGERHALEKLYQWMVRQHESGMRLTVSDIAANIEHEIAYGGDGALTSPRSQYTTQNLQAQSHIPNTSTQQLSSCSSAANPSKDSMVFSKALSSPFRQNLQLYHIQQGGHAGCFADGIFSTGNRDSNLAVPNDSSVDMHSDSPGHDS; the protein is encoded by the exons ATGGCTGGGAGGAAGCggaaggcggaggcggcgcgggcggcggaggaggaggccgacaGGGCGCTCTACGGGGCCTTCCGCGGCGCCGCCAACTCGCTCTCGCAGCTCTACGCGATGGCCGGCTGCCACCAGAGGCTCTCCTTCCACGCCGGCGAGCGCCACGCCTTG GAAAAACTCTACCAGTGGATGGTGCGACAGCATGAAAGTGGGATGAGGCTCACAGTTTCTGACATAGCGGCCAACATTGAG CACGAGATTGCGTATGGAGGTGACGGTGCATTAACTTCACCAAGATCACAATACACAACCCAGAATCTCCAAGCTCAAAGTCACATCCCCAACACAAGCACGCAGCAACTATCATCTTGTTCATCAGCAGCAAACCCATCCAAGGATTCAATGGTCTTTTCTAAAGCACTATCCAGCCCTTTCCGACAAAACCTGCAACTGTACCATATTCAGCAAGGTGGTCATGCAGGATGCTTCGCAGATGGCATTTTTTCCACTGGAAACCGTGACTCGAATCTTGCAGTACCAAACGATTCGTCAGTGGATATGCATTCAGATAGCCCAGGTCATGACTCATGA
- the LOC102709303 gene encoding ABC transporter A family member 2, which translates to MELLGGAALAWQQYRSLVRKNATLTWRHRRSASLQLLSSLVFIFLIFCIDRAVRSRFSYTTAYRNVPDPSPLVAPPIPPCEDKYFVREPCYDFLWSGASSARVARIVDAIRRNNPGRPIPADKVLGFNTPDEVDAWLFQNPMRCPGALHFQVINDTQIKYGIQTNSTPVARRGTYEDPTFKFQIPLQVAAEREMARLLIGDPNFSWTVGFKEFAHPATETFSTIAQAGPTFFLAIAMFGFVFQISALVTEKELKLRQAMSIMGLYESAYWLSWLTWEAFVTLLSALLTVLFGMMFQFDFFLNNNFGILFLLFFLFQLNMLSFAFMISTFVTKAASATTVGFAIFIIGFLTQLVTIFGFPYSSSFQKYYRTIWSLFPPDVFAQALNILGKATATPEDKGISWNQRGQCQSFETDCVITIDDIYKWLISTFFLWFILAIYFDNIIPNVNGVRKSLFYFLMPSYWTGKGGGRLQEGGLFSFFGSNRPADDAAPTDEDVIAEENLVKQQIANSEVDPGVAVQIRGLRKTYPGSFSMGCCRCRTTKPFHSVKDLWVNLEKDQLFCLLGPNGAGKTTTISCLTGITPITGGDAMIYGHSVRSTAGMANIRRMIGVCPQFDILWDALTAREHMELFASIKGLHPSTIKSVAEQSLVQVKLSQAANVRAGSYSGGMKRRLSVAIALIGDPKLVFLDEPTTGMDPITRRHVWDIIEEAKKGRAIVLTTHSMEEADILSDRIAIMAKGKLRCIGTSIRLKSKFGTGYIANVNFSGNGHTQSPNVNGNAEVPVNPNIEAVKLFFKERLDVDPKEESRTFLTFVIPHQKEPLLTGFFGELQDREREFGISDIQLGLTTLEEVFLNIAKQAELESSTAEGTLVTLNLSSGSSIQIPKGARFVGIPGTESEENPRGVMVEVYWDQDDNGSLCISGHSDQIPVPPNVQLGRPPSLSRRASARRGNHPVGYVIDPNEVTASG; encoded by the exons atggAGCTCCTGGGCGGGGCGGCGCTGGCGTGGCAGCAGTACCGCTCGCTGGTCCGCAAGAACGCCACGCTGACGTGGCGCCACAGGCGGTCCGCGTCCCTGcagctcctctcctccctcgtCTTCATCTTCCTCATCTTCTGCATCGACCGCGCCGTCCGCTCCCGCTTCTCCTACACCACCGCCTACCGCAACGTCCCCGACCCCTCCCcgctcgtcgcgccgcccATCCCGCCCTGCGAGGACAAGTACTTCGTCAGGGAGCCGTGCTACGACTTCCTCTGGAGCGGCGCCTCGAGCGCCCGCGTCGCCCGGATCGTCGACGCCATCCGCCGGAACAACCCCGGCAGGCCCATCCCCGCCGACAAG GTGTTGGGATTCAATACTCCAGATGAAGTTGATGCTTGGCTTTTCCAAAATCCAATGCGCTGTCCTGGTGCCTTACATTTTCAAGTTATAAACGACACTCAGATAAAGTATGGTATTCAGACAAACTCCACTCCGGTGGCTCGGAGAGGAACATATGAGGACCCTACATTCAAGTTCCAGATACCACTTCAAGTTGCAGCTGAGAGGGAAATGGCGAGGCTACTGATTGGAG ACCCAAATTTTAGCTGGACGGTGGGGTTCAAGGAATTCGCTCACCCAGCTACAGAAACCTTTTCTACTATCGCCCAAGCTGGTCCAACTTTCTTCCTTGCCATTGCTATGTTCGGATTCGTTTTCCAAATCAGTGCATTGGTGACAGAGAAAGAGCTTAAACTTCGTCAG GCTATGTCTATCATGGGGCTCTACGAGTCAGCGTATTGGTTGTCTTGGTTAACCTGGGAGGCTTTTGTCACGTTGCTTTCAGCACTTCTTACCGTGCTGTTTGGGATGATGTTCCAGTTTGACTTCTTTCTGAACAATAACTTTGGGATCCTATTCCTCCTGTTCTTCCTCTTCCAGCTGAACATG CTTAGTTTTGCCTTCATGATATCCACATTTGTAACAAAAGCAGCATCAGCTACTACTGTTGGATTTGCAATATTCATTATTGGCTTCTTGACACAG CTTGTAACAATCTTCGGGTTTCCATATTCAAGTTCATTCCAGAAGTACTATCGGACAATATGGTCCTTGTTTCCACCTGATGTTTTTGCGCAAGCCCTCAACATTCTAGGTAAGGCAACAGCCACTCCTGAAGACAAAGGAATTAGCTGGAATCAGCGGGGACAATGCCAATCTTTTGAAACAGATTGCGTCATTACTATT GATGATATCTACAAATGGCTCATCTCCACATTTTTCTTGTGGTTTATCCTAGCGATCTACTTTGACAATATAATTCCAAACGTCAATGGTGTTCGAAAGTCACTGTTCTACTTTCTGATGCCTTCATACTGGACAGGGAAAGGGGGAGGCAGATTGCAAG AGGGAGGCCTCTTTAGCTTTTTTGGTTCGAACCGCCCAGCTGACGATGCTGCTCCCACTGACGAGGATGTTATTGCTGAGGAAAACCTAGTAAAACAACAAATTGCAAACAGTGAAGTAGATCCTGGTGTTGCAGTTCAGATACGTGGTTTGAGGAAAACATACCCAGGGAGTTTTAGTATGGGTTGCTGCAGATGCAGAACGACTAAACCATTTCATTCAGTCAAA GATTTATGGGTAAACCTTGAGAAGGACCAGTTATTTTGCCTTCTTGGGCCCAATGGAGCTGGTAAAACAACTACAATTAGTTGCCTGACTGGAATAACACCAATTACAGGCGGCGATG CTATGATTTATGGGCATTCTGTTCGAAGCACTGCTGGGATGGCGAATATTCGGAGGATGATTGGAGTCTGTCCACAG TTTGACATCTTGTGGGATGCATTGACAGCTAGAGAGCACATGGAACTGTTTGCTAGCATCAAGGGATTACATCCATCAACAATCAAGTCG GTTGCAGAACAGTCGTTAGTCCAAGTGAAGCTCAGCCAGGCAGCTAATGTCAGAGCTGGTAGCTACAGTGGAGGAATGAAACGCCGGCTAAGTGTTGCAATTGCTCTAATCGGTGATCCAAAATTGGTCTTTCTTGATGAACCG ACTACTGGCATGGATCCAATAACAAGGAGGCACGTCTGGGACATCATAGAGGAAGCCAAGAAAGGAAGAGCTATTGTCTTGACCACCCATTCCATGGAGGAAGCTGACATTCTGAGTGACAGGATTGCTATCATGGCTAAAGGGAAATTGAGGTGCATTGGGACTTCAATTAGGCTGAAGTCGAAATTCGGAACTGGATATATCGCTAATGTGAATTTCTCTGGAAATGGTCATACACAAAGCCCTAATGTCAATGGCAATGCTGAAGTCCCGGTCAATCCTAACATAGAGGCTGTCAAACTGTTCTTCAAGGAA CGGCTTGATGTGGACCCGAAAGAGGAGAGCAGGACATTCTTAACGTTCGTCATCCCCCATCAGAAAGAACCACTCCTGACT GGATTCTTCGGGGAACTCCAAGACAGGGAACGGGAATTTGGCATCTCCGACATTCAGCTCGGCCTCACGACGCTCGAAGAAGTGTTCCTGAACATTGCAAAGCAGGCAGAGCTGGAGAGCTCTACTGCTGAAGGCACCCTGGTTACGCTGAACCTATCATCAGGCTCATCGATCCAG ATACCCAAGGGGGCTCGGTTTGTCGGAATTCCGGGAACGGAGTCGGAGGAGAATCCAAGAGGAGTGATGGTTGAAGTATACTGGGATCAGGATGACAATGGGTCACTCTGCATTTCTGGCCACTCTGATCAGATCCCTGTCCCACCCAATGTTCAGCTGGGGCGGCCCCCTTCGCTGTCTCGCAGGGCCTCGGCGCGCCGTGGAAACCACCCTGTTGGGTACGTCATCGATCCGAACGAGGTCACGGCGTCAGGTTGA